In one window of Alphaproteobacteria bacterium DNA:
- a CDS encoding amidohydrolase family protein — MARTLIRGATVLTLDPTLGDFQRADILIDGDRIAAVAPTIGADDAKVVEAGGMIALPGFVDSHRHTWQALLRGTAADWTLAQYFAGVRGVMGRLYSPEDMYVANHLGALEALDSGITTLYDWSHNNNTPAHADGAVQGLKDSGIRGVYGYGNSNDEWIPNGNLPTNLADVTRVRRTHFPGDDGLVTMAFASRGPQFSSIDITEEEFNHVRDLGLRITMHVGDGLWGTSRPLLQMDARGLLGDDITFVHCNMLADEEIRLIADTGATASISPEVELQMGHGWLATMRLLEVGVRPSISIDIVTSIAGDMFGAMRMLLAGTRAVVNGRALDEKRIVDPLPLMSTDVLQFATVEGARACGLADKVGSLTPGKRADLILVDTNAINMFPMNNPYGAIVESANSGNVDSVWVDGVARKRNRRLLGVDLASLRTMVAAHREALFARAGVPADGTWLPKPFSEGADVADTASRGQGEFGRSA; from the coding sequence ATGGCCAGAACGCTGATCCGCGGCGCCACCGTGCTGACGCTCGACCCCACGCTGGGCGACTTCCAGCGCGCGGACATCCTGATCGACGGCGACCGCATCGCCGCGGTCGCGCCGACCATCGGCGCCGACGATGCCAAGGTGGTGGAGGCCGGCGGCATGATCGCCCTGCCCGGCTTCGTCGATTCCCATCGCCACACCTGGCAGGCGCTGCTGCGCGGCACCGCTGCCGACTGGACGCTGGCGCAATATTTCGCCGGCGTGCGCGGCGTGATGGGCCGGCTCTACTCGCCCGAGGACATGTACGTCGCCAACCACCTCGGCGCGCTGGAGGCGCTCGATAGCGGCATCACCACGCTGTACGACTGGTCGCACAACAATAACACGCCGGCGCACGCCGACGGCGCGGTGCAGGGGCTGAAAGACAGCGGCATACGCGGCGTCTACGGCTACGGCAACTCGAACGACGAGTGGATCCCGAACGGCAACCTGCCGACCAACCTGGCGGACGTGACCCGGGTGCGCCGCACCCACTTCCCCGGCGACGACGGCCTCGTCACCATGGCGTTCGCCTCGCGCGGCCCGCAGTTCTCCAGCATCGACATCACCGAGGAGGAGTTCAACCACGTCCGCGACCTCGGCCTGCGCATCACCATGCATGTCGGCGACGGCCTGTGGGGCACGTCGCGACCGCTGCTGCAGATGGATGCGCGCGGCCTGCTGGGCGACGACATCACCTTCGTCCATTGCAACATGCTGGCGGACGAGGAAATCCGGCTGATCGCCGACACCGGCGCCACCGCGTCGATCTCGCCGGAGGTCGAGCTGCAGATGGGCCATGGCTGGCTGGCGACGATGCGGCTGCTGGAGGTCGGGGTCAGGCCGTCGATCTCGATCGACATCGTCACCTCGATCGCCGGCGACATGTTCGGTGCCATGCGCATGCTGCTGGCCGGCACACGCGCCGTAGTCAACGGCCGCGCGCTGGACGAGAAGCGGATCGTCGACCCGCTGCCGCTGATGTCGACCGACGTGCTGCAGTTCGCCACGGTCGAGGGCGCGCGCGCCTGCGGGCTGGCCGACAAGGTCGGCAGCCTGACCCCGGGCAAGCGGGCCGACCTGATCCTGGTCGACACCAATGCGATCAACATGTTCCCGATGAACAACCCCTATGGCGCGATCGTCGAATCCGCCAACAGCGGCAACGTCGACAGCGTGTGGGTCGACGGCGTCGCCAGGAAGCGCAACAGGCGGCTGCTCGGCGTCGACCTGGCGTCGCTGCGCACGATGGTCGCCGCCCACCGCGAGGCGCTGTTCGCCCGTGCCGGCGTGCCGGCCGACGGCACCTGGCTGCCCA